The window GGCCGGCCGCCTTGTAGCCCTTGCCGAGTTCGCGCAGGGCGGTGCGCAGTCCGCCGGAGGCGGGGGCGACGAAGTTCGCGAGCCGCACGAGGGTGAGCGGAGCGGTGCTCATGCCGCCACCGCCGTCCGCCGGGAAGCGAGCACGTCCTCGTAGTGGTTGATGAGCTGGTCGCCGATCGCCGCCCACGTGCGCCCCTCGACCGCGGTGCGGCCGGCCGCGGCGAGCGATGCCCGCAGCGCCGGGTCGGCGGCCAGCGCCCACACGGCGTCGCGTACGGCGGCCGCGTCGCGCGGCGGTACCAGGAACCCGGTGCGCCCGTGGTCGACCAGGTCGAGCGGGCCGCCCGCGGCGGGTGCGACGACGGGCACCCCGGAGGCCATGGCCTCCTGAACGGTCTGGCAGAACGTCTCGAAGGGCCCGGTGTGCACGAAGAGGTCCAGCGAGGCGAAGACCCGCGCGAGGTCGTCGCCGGTGCGGCGGCCCAGGAAGACGGCGCCCGGCAGGGCCTCGGTGAGCTGGGGCCGGCTGGGCCCGTCGCCCACCACGACGACCCGTACGCCGTTCATCCCGCAGACCCCGGCGAGCAGTTCCACCTGCTTCTCGGCGGCGAGCCGGCCGACGTAGCCGACGATCAGCTCACCGTTCGGGGCGAGTTCACGGCGCAGCGCCTCGTCGCGGTGCTGGGGACGGAAGCGGACGGTGTCCACCCCACGGCCCCACAGCCTGACCCGGGGCACGCCGTGTGCCTCCAGGTCCTGCAGGGCGGCGCTGGAGGGTGCGAGTGTGAGGTCGGCGGCGGCGTGGACGGAACGGATGCGCCGCCAGGCGGCCGCCTCGCCGGCGCCCATG of the Streptomyces sp. NBC_01788 genome contains:
- a CDS encoding glycosyltransferase family 4 protein, whose product is MRVVIVTESFPPDVNGVAHCALQTARHLVDRGHAPLVVAPATAASTGPDALAPCPVVRVPSLPLPGYPQVRVALPSRRVAAALTEHRADLVHLAGPFVLGVRGMAAAARLGIPAVAVYQTDLAGYARTYMGAGEAAAWRRIRSVHAAADLTLAPSSAALQDLEAHGVPRVRLWGRGVDTVRFRPQHRDEALRRELAPNGELIVGYVGRLAAEKQVELLAGVCGMNGVRVVVVGDGPSRPQLTEALPGAVFLGRRTGDDLARVFASLDLFVHTGPFETFCQTVQEAMASGVPVVAPAAGGPLDLVDHGRTGFLVPPRDAAAVRDAVWALAADPALRASLAAAGRTAVEGRTWAAIGDQLINHYEDVLASRRTAVAA